In Inquilinus sp. Marseille-Q2685, the following proteins share a genomic window:
- a CDS encoding cytochrome-c peroxidase, giving the protein MSIVSRSLAWSVAAGLAVLVFGAALGQGVDPVREEPIAPIEPDRTLDPAKIALGKALFSDVRLSGGDVRSCASCHEFNRGGADGLAHSRGANGQLEPFNTPTVFNVAGNFRLNWRGNHRALEAHNEMVLLEPRLMNARWPDVLAKLNRDSGYRSAFESAYGGEATRDSVLDALATFQRSLSTPNARFDRYLRGDATAITADEKRGYELFKAYGCIACHQGRNVGGNLFQKFGVFSDPFAGRSDDDVADQGRFAITGREADRRVFRVPSLRNVALTAPYFHDGSADTLDAAVVIMAQAQLGRTMPQEDRDLIIQFLGTLTGEYDGRPLAQITAAEAR; this is encoded by the coding sequence ATGAGCATCGTCTCGCGCAGTCTGGCCTGGAGCGTGGCCGCCGGCCTCGCGGTCCTGGTGTTCGGCGCGGCGCTGGGGCAGGGCGTCGACCCCGTCCGGGAGGAGCCGATCGCGCCGATCGAGCCGGACCGGACCCTGGACCCGGCCAAGATCGCGCTCGGCAAGGCGCTGTTCTCGGATGTCCGGCTGTCGGGGGGCGATGTCCGCTCCTGCGCCTCCTGCCACGAGTTCAATCGCGGCGGCGCCGACGGCCTCGCCCATTCGAGAGGCGCGAACGGGCAGCTGGAGCCCTTCAACACGCCGACCGTGTTCAACGTCGCCGGCAATTTCCGCTTGAACTGGCGCGGCAACCACAGGGCGTTGGAGGCCCATAACGAGATGGTGCTGCTCGAGCCCCGGCTGATGAACGCGCGCTGGCCCGACGTGCTGGCGAAGCTGAATCGGGATTCCGGTTATCGCAGCGCTTTCGAATCGGCTTATGGCGGCGAGGCGACCCGCGACTCGGTGCTGGACGCGCTGGCTACCTTCCAACGGTCGCTGTCGACACCGAACGCCCGGTTCGACCGCTACTTGCGCGGCGACGCCACGGCCATCACCGCGGACGAGAAGCGCGGCTACGAGCTGTTCAAGGCCTATGGCTGCATCGCCTGCCATCAGGGCCGCAACGTCGGCGGCAACCTGTTCCAGAAGTTCGGCGTCTTCTCCGACCCCTTCGCGGGCCGGTCGGATGACGACGTCGCGGATCAAGGCCGCTTCGCCATCACCGGCCGCGAGGCGGACCGGCGGGTGTTCCGCGTGCCCAGCCTCCGCAACGTCGCGCTGACGGCGCCCTATTTCCACGACGGCTCCGCTGACACGCTCGACGCGGCCGTCGTGATCATGGCCCAGGCCCAGCTCGGCCGCACCATGCCGCAGGAAGACCGTGACCTGATCATCCAGTTCCTGGGTACGCTGACCGGCGAATACGATGGCAGGCCGCTGGCGCAGATCACCGCCGCCGAGGCCCGATGA
- the tssM gene encoding type VI secretion system membrane subunit TssM, which translates to MQAIKNALGSKWLYVGLGTGIVCALIFTLGPMISIAGFAPLDNFGSQLLASMLIPVGYTVTYLIQSHFQSLIHSRVTNALSGIGTGQADEAGAGESRRGGGRDGAAAAGRELETISGRFREALATLKGRRFAGASGRRWLYQLPWYVMIGPPGSGKTTAIVNSGLSFPLAEKFGRKAVGGVGGTRNCDWWFTDDAVLIDTAGRYMTQDSDAEQDKAAWLGFLRLLRRHRRRQPLNGVLVAIGISELTSTSEEARLDHAARIRQRVLELYRELGLRLPVYVMLTKSDLLAGFVEFFDDLGREGREAVWGFTFAHEPEREGGPMEAYEAEYDALVGRLGERLLERMQQESDIQRRALVFGFPQQVASLKHLTHQFMQEAFAPNSFEEPIMLRGVYFVSGTQVGTPLDRVVEAMSRTFDVARPPRPTLGGQKRSYFISRLLREVVFAEAGLVNADPRAERRRRRLQYGLYAGIVAVVAAVGILWTISYSRNVDLIETVQLTASSYAAEANSLKLDRVDSADLRPVAPLLQKLREIPTGYAEGDAAPGRLVGFGLDQSDKLSVQTRAAYRHALNTLLLPRLILRLEAVLAERQDDPAFLYEALKVYLMLGQQGPLQRDVVRNWMVLDWGVQFPGDADAGLRRALAGHLDALLEGPLSNIGLNGELIGKSRARLQGVSLARRVLDTVVASAEAGREPSWRLADHAGPVAEGVLTRRSGQPLSAGIPGIYTSAGFYDVFLPQLPQVADAVAADGWVLDPQAAAAPAGGEASLKLQREASALYAQEFALRWDQLIGDIAIRPMRTVDDSLRTLNTLAAPTSPIRLLLVAAAQETKLERPPAPEDAASAGDGAAQQGKTPPSKLEALFRSQVAADTPEAIARRYLNDHFQSLHQLVDVPANSQADAQAPIDSAIRDLGGLYRSLSEMQGLGGAGSLQKGDQAAVAIRQIEAGASNLPEPIRQWILGVSRTSSDLSITGAKRQLTSVWSSGPGALCQRATEGRYPFTPGSAQDVPLSDFARLFGRNGAIDSFFAENLAPFVDMSEGSWKVRPTGNVDFRLDRGTLAQFERAAAIRDSMFQDAGAQPSVGFVLTVAETDPSTETVVVDIDGQRLESRRGQSAAMHFRWPAAGGVGGASVTFTGGQDATLSRTGAWGLFRLLDQADTRRLGGSDRLQLRLTAGTHWATFLLQADSVMNPLSGKLLSQFRCPQDL; encoded by the coding sequence ATGCAGGCAATCAAGAACGCGCTCGGGTCGAAATGGCTGTATGTCGGCCTCGGCACTGGGATCGTCTGTGCCCTGATCTTCACGCTGGGACCGATGATCTCGATCGCGGGCTTCGCGCCGCTCGACAATTTCGGCAGCCAGCTTCTGGCGTCGATGCTGATCCCGGTCGGGTACACCGTCACCTATCTCATCCAGTCGCATTTCCAGAGCCTCATCCACTCGCGGGTCACGAACGCGCTCTCCGGGATCGGGACCGGACAGGCGGATGAGGCCGGCGCCGGAGAGTCCCGGCGCGGCGGTGGGCGGGACGGTGCCGCCGCCGCGGGCCGGGAGCTGGAGACGATCTCCGGCCGCTTCCGTGAGGCCCTGGCCACGCTGAAGGGGCGCCGCTTCGCCGGGGCCAGCGGCCGGCGCTGGCTGTACCAGCTGCCGTGGTACGTGATGATCGGCCCGCCGGGGTCGGGCAAGACCACCGCGATCGTCAACTCCGGCCTCAGCTTCCCGCTGGCGGAGAAGTTCGGCCGCAAGGCGGTCGGCGGGGTCGGCGGCACGCGCAACTGCGACTGGTGGTTCACCGACGACGCGGTGCTGATCGACACCGCCGGCCGCTACATGACCCAGGACAGCGATGCCGAACAGGACAAGGCGGCATGGCTCGGCTTCCTGCGGCTGTTGCGGCGCCACCGGCGGCGCCAGCCCCTGAACGGCGTGCTGGTGGCGATCGGCATCAGCGAGCTGACCTCGACCTCCGAGGAGGCGCGGCTCGACCATGCCGCACGCATCCGCCAGCGTGTGCTCGAGCTGTACCGCGAGCTCGGCCTGCGGCTGCCGGTCTACGTGATGCTGACCAAGAGCGACCTGCTCGCCGGCTTCGTCGAATTCTTCGACGATCTCGGCCGCGAGGGACGGGAGGCCGTCTGGGGTTTCACCTTCGCGCATGAGCCCGAGCGCGAAGGCGGCCCGATGGAGGCCTACGAGGCCGAATACGACGCGCTGGTCGGCCGCCTCGGGGAGAGGCTGCTGGAGCGGATGCAGCAGGAGAGCGACATCCAGCGTCGCGCCCTGGTGTTCGGCTTCCCGCAGCAGGTCGCCAGCCTGAAGCACCTGACCCACCAGTTCATGCAGGAGGCCTTCGCCCCGAACTCCTTCGAGGAGCCGATCATGCTCCGGGGCGTCTATTTCGTCAGCGGAACCCAGGTCGGCACGCCGCTCGACCGTGTGGTCGAGGCAATGTCGCGGACCTTCGACGTCGCCCGGCCGCCGCGCCCGACGCTCGGCGGGCAAAAGCGCAGCTACTTCATCAGCCGGCTGCTGCGCGAGGTGGTCTTCGCCGAAGCCGGGCTGGTCAACGCCGACCCCCGTGCCGAACGGCGCCGGCGGCGGCTGCAATACGGCCTCTACGCCGGGATCGTGGCGGTGGTGGCCGCCGTCGGCATCCTGTGGACGATCAGCTACAGCCGGAATGTCGACCTGATCGAAACCGTGCAGCTGACCGCCAGCAGCTATGCCGCCGAGGCCAACTCGCTGAAGCTCGACCGGGTCGACAGCGCCGACCTGCGGCCGGTCGCGCCGCTGCTGCAGAAGCTGCGCGAGATCCCGACGGGCTATGCCGAAGGCGATGCGGCGCCCGGCCGCCTCGTCGGCTTCGGCCTCGACCAGAGCGACAAGCTTAGTGTGCAGACGCGGGCGGCGTACCGCCATGCACTCAACACCCTGCTGCTGCCGCGCCTGATCCTCCGGCTCGAGGCCGTGCTGGCGGAACGGCAGGACGATCCCGCATTCCTCTACGAGGCGCTGAAGGTCTATCTGATGCTGGGACAGCAGGGACCGCTGCAGCGCGATGTGGTCCGCAACTGGATGGTGCTCGACTGGGGCGTGCAGTTCCCCGGCGATGCCGATGCCGGGCTGCGCCGCGCGCTGGCCGGCCATCTCGACGCCCTGCTGGAAGGCCCGCTCTCCAATATCGGGCTGAACGGCGAGCTGATCGGGAAAAGCCGCGCCAGGCTGCAGGGCGTCTCGCTCGCCCGCCGGGTTCTCGACACCGTGGTGGCCAGCGCCGAGGCGGGGCGGGAGCCGAGCTGGCGCCTGGCGGATCATGCCGGGCCGGTGGCCGAGGGCGTGCTGACCCGCCGGTCGGGGCAGCCGCTCAGCGCCGGCATCCCCGGCATCTACACCAGCGCCGGCTTCTACGACGTCTTCCTGCCGCAACTGCCGCAGGTGGCCGATGCTGTCGCCGCCGATGGCTGGGTGCTCGATCCACAGGCCGCCGCAGCCCCGGCCGGGGGCGAGGCGAGCCTGAAGCTGCAGCGCGAGGCGTCGGCGCTCTACGCCCAGGAATTCGCGCTGCGCTGGGACCAGCTGATCGGCGACATCGCCATCCGGCCGATGCGGACGGTCGACGATTCGCTGCGGACCCTGAACACGCTGGCCGCGCCGACCTCGCCGATCCGCCTGCTGCTGGTCGCGGCGGCGCAGGAGACGAAGCTGGAGCGGCCGCCGGCGCCCGAGGACGCGGCGTCGGCCGGCGACGGCGCCGCCCAGCAGGGCAAGACGCCGCCGAGCAAGTTGGAGGCGCTGTTCCGGTCGCAGGTGGCGGCGGACACGCCCGAGGCCATCGCCCGGCGCTACCTGAACGACCACTTCCAGTCGCTGCACCAGCTGGTCGATGTGCCGGCGAACAGCCAGGCCGACGCACAGGCGCCGATCGACAGCGCCATCCGCGATCTCGGCGGCCTGTACCGCTCGCTCAGCGAGATGCAGGGGCTGGGCGGCGCGGGCTCGCTGCAGAAGGGGGACCAGGCGGCGGTGGCGATCCGCCAGATCGAGGCCGGCGCATCCAACCTGCCCGAGCCGATCCGGCAATGGATCCTTGGCGTCAGCCGCACCAGCTCGGACCTGTCGATCACCGGTGCCAAGCGCCAGCTGACCAGCGTCTGGAGCAGCGGCCCCGGCGCGCTGTGCCAGCGGGCGACCGAAGGGCGTTACCCCTTCACCCCCGGCTCCGCCCAGGACGTCCCGCTCAGCGACTTCGCCCGGCTGTTCGGCCGCAACGGCGCGATCGACAGCTTCTTCGCCGAGAACCTGGCCCCCTTCGTCGACATGTCCGAAGGGTCGTGGAAGGTGCGGCCGACCGGGAATGTCGACTTCCGGCTCGACCGCGGCACCCTGGCGCAGTTCGAGCGGGCGGCGGCGATCCGCGACAGCATGTTCCAGGACGCCGGGGCGCAGCCTTCGGTCGGCTTCGTGCTGACCGTCGCCGAGACCGATCCGTCGACCGAGACGGTGGTGGTCGACATCGACGGCCAGCGGCTGGAAAGCCGGCGGGGCCAGTCCGCGGCGATGCATTTCCGCTGGCCGGCGGCCGGTGGCGTCGGCGGTGCCTCGGTCACCTTCACCGGTGGTCAGGACGCCACCCTGTCCCGCACCGGCGCCTGGGGCCTGTTCCGCCTGCTGGACCAGGCGGACACGCGACGTCTCGGCGGCTCCGACCGGCTGCAACTGCGGCTGACGGCCGGCACGCATTGGGCGACCTTCCTTCTCCAGGCCGACAGCGTGATGAACCCGCTGTCCGGCAAGCTGCTGTCGCAGTTCCGATGCCCGCAGGATCTGTAA
- the tagF gene encoding type VI secretion system-associated protein TagF, which produces MPAGSVNARIAAAIAAGRPCGFYGKVPARADFVGAGLRPETVGRWDAWLQQALAAGEAAVGPDWAELFFVAPLWRFILPAGACGRLTLIGVLMPSVDAVGRCFPLMLGQEIERPVDPVGLMAGSGPWFAAAEALALDALGDGFDPAEFGRDLPHWSVVRGVSAPPAPVRGGGVGTWIELPIASAAPAAVAALAGGRALWWTTGARHVPPGVAVSAGLVGPDGFAALIDGRWARHGWSVLPPARGEAEDSEWDREG; this is translated from the coding sequence ATGCCCGCAGGATCTGTAAACGCCCGGATCGCGGCCGCGATCGCAGCCGGGCGGCCTTGCGGCTTCTACGGCAAGGTGCCGGCCCGTGCCGATTTCGTCGGCGCCGGGCTGCGGCCGGAGACCGTCGGCCGCTGGGATGCCTGGCTGCAGCAGGCGCTCGCGGCCGGCGAGGCCGCGGTCGGCCCCGACTGGGCCGAGCTGTTCTTCGTCGCGCCGCTGTGGCGCTTCATCCTGCCCGCCGGCGCCTGCGGCCGGCTCACGCTGATCGGCGTGCTGATGCCGAGCGTCGACGCGGTCGGTCGTTGCTTCCCGCTGATGCTGGGGCAGGAGATCGAGCGGCCGGTCGACCCGGTCGGCCTGATGGCGGGCAGCGGCCCTTGGTTCGCCGCCGCCGAGGCCCTGGCGCTCGACGCCCTGGGCGATGGCTTCGACCCGGCGGAGTTCGGCCGCGACCTGCCGCACTGGTCGGTCGTCCGCGGTGTGTCGGCCCCTCCGGCTCCGGTTCGCGGGGGCGGGGTCGGCACCTGGATCGAGCTTCCGATCGCCTCGGCCGCCCCTGCCGCCGTCGCGGCGCTGGCCGGGGGCAGGGCCCTGTGGTGGACCACCGGCGCCCGGCATGTGCCGCCGGGCGTGGCGGTCAGCGCCGGCCTGGTGGGGCCCGACGGCTTCGCGGCCCTGATCGACGGCCGCTGGGCGCGGCACGGCTGGTCCGTCCTGCCGCCGGCCCGCGGCGAGGCCGAAGACAGCGAATGGGACCGGGAGGGGTGA
- a CDS encoding response regulator — protein sequence MKRILVVDDDPAMRDVICEYLERHDFEVRPASSGAAMTRILATEEIDLVILDLKLGQEDGMDLMRGLRTSSDAPVILITGHRLEEMDRVIGLELGADDYLTKPLALRELVARVRTVLRRLDSAGERARRRESRARYRFDGWELDIARRRLTSPEGAEVSLTSGEFNLLTAFVRSPQRVMTREQLLVTSRVHDSEVFDRSVDVLVLRLRRKLEANPSDPALIKTERGVGYVFAPAVESL from the coding sequence GTGAAACGTATTCTCGTGGTCGACGACGATCCGGCGATGCGCGACGTGATCTGTGAATATCTTGAGCGCCATGATTTCGAGGTCCGACCGGCTTCATCCGGCGCGGCGATGACGCGAATCCTGGCCACGGAGGAGATCGACCTGGTCATCCTCGACCTGAAGCTGGGGCAGGAGGACGGGATGGATCTGATGCGTGGCCTGCGCACCAGCTCCGACGCGCCCGTGATCCTGATCACCGGCCATCGCCTGGAGGAGATGGACCGCGTCATCGGGCTCGAGCTGGGCGCCGACGACTATCTGACCAAGCCGCTGGCCCTGCGCGAGCTGGTGGCCCGGGTCCGGACCGTCCTCCGGCGCCTGGACTCGGCCGGGGAACGGGCGCGCCGGCGGGAGAGCCGGGCCCGCTACCGCTTCGACGGGTGGGAGCTGGACATCGCCAGGCGGCGCCTGACCTCCCCCGAGGGCGCCGAGGTCAGCCTGACCTCCGGCGAGTTCAACCTGCTGACGGCCTTTGTCCGGTCGCCGCAGCGGGTGATGACCCGGGAGCAACTGCTGGTCACCAGCCGGGTTCACGACTCGGAGGTCTTCGACCGCAGCGTCGACGTGCTGGTCCTGCGCCTGCGCCGCAAGCTGGAGGCCAATCCCAGCGACCCGGCCCTGATCAAGACCGAGCGCGGCGTCGGCTACGTCTTCGCCCCCGCCGTGGAGTCGTTGTGA
- a CDS encoding PP2C family serine/threonine-protein phosphatase — protein MVGQRFAWAAKTDAGAVRQHNEDAFLLRPEHGLWAVADGMGGHLRGDHASRMVMDALAQGDAAAAIDEIRARIAVAHRALLREAASLGDGAVIGATAVILVVRDGRYTCLWAGDSRLYRLRDGVLRQLTRDHSYVQRLIDSGSLTPEEGRRHPGANVITRAVGASGPLELDLVEGDSRPGDVYLLCSDGLTNVVTDAEIADRLGALSCEQASVALLELALARGAPDNVTIVVIAHLADA, from the coding sequence ATGGTCGGCCAGCGATTCGCATGGGCGGCGAAGACTGACGCCGGCGCCGTCCGCCAGCACAATGAGGACGCGTTCCTCCTGCGGCCCGAGCACGGGCTTTGGGCCGTTGCCGACGGAATGGGCGGCCATCTGCGGGGTGACCATGCCAGCCGGATGGTCATGGATGCCCTGGCGCAGGGCGATGCCGCCGCCGCCATCGACGAGATTCGCGCGAGGATCGCCGTGGCCCATCGGGCGCTGCTGAGGGAGGCCGCCAGCCTCGGCGACGGCGCCGTCATCGGCGCGACTGCCGTCATCCTGGTCGTTCGCGACGGCCGCTACACCTGCCTGTGGGCCGGGGACAGCCGGCTCTACCGGCTGCGCGACGGGGTGCTGCGGCAACTCACCCGCGATCATTCCTATGTCCAACGCCTGATCGACAGCGGCAGTCTGACGCCCGAGGAGGGACGCCGCCACCCCGGCGCCAATGTGATCACACGCGCCGTCGGCGCCTCCGGGCCGCTCGAGCTCGACCTGGTGGAGGGCGACAGCCGGCCCGGCGACGTCTATCTGCTGTGCAGCGACGGCCTGACCAATGTCGTCACCGACGCTGAAATCGCGGACCGGCTGGGCGCCCTATCCTGCGAGCAGGCATCGGTCGCCCTGCTGGAGCTGGCGCTCGCGCGCGGGGCTCCCGACAACGTCACCATCGTCGTCATCGCCCATCTCGCGGACGCCTGA